One Dermacentor andersoni chromosome 6, qqDerAnde1_hic_scaffold, whole genome shotgun sequence genomic window carries:
- the LOC126521641 gene encoding TELO2-interacting protein 2-like, producing the protein MELARSFMSENCPAKKLVLLQALRATLETLRPDDLVKSDSATFCALAQSLLLSGTPNDSVEDRQHEKNDFPGVAEAASAGMICAHVLIKNNASEWTELHDFVTPLQVLCFAHSKAELPWCSEESVAASSALSSQLKCLFSVPKLLISVLKYIQPKLAKETWKKNPCYRHVYREALFKLSPSDMSDVLPIVMAPALLLVDDYMTHNQRLGLSCVRCIIVNVPPSDLDQYGRLEVLFDALKHLLYVKEADIIVELHTGLRNLIFSDYLDALRTFRVKDDRRQKMADYVYCELLTAAEVEQTFALRKAYSSQLSPYIKCLGMNVVKYMDKTLRVLLEYMEMHDTDEQICRRNALLSLAMLIKQSWPRIQFHFRRITESIFKLAYDLCEHGNSALWDEIGNCLYLLQQSCPKQYREFREDLLLLKEDNVPGIASLLAHVS; encoded by the coding sequence ATGGAGCTTGCCAGGTCGTTCATGTCTGAGAACTGCCCAGCAAAGAAACTCGTACTGCTTCAAGCACTTCGTGCCACTCTCGAAACGCTACGGCCGGACGACCTTGTCAAGAGCGACAGTGCCACATTTTGCGCGCTCGCCCAGTCGCTGTTGCTCAGCGGCACCCCGAATGATTCGGTCGAAGATagacaacacgagaaaaacgaTTTTCCTGGCGTTGCTGAGGCTGCTAGCGCAGGAATGATTTGCGCCCACGTCCTCATAAAGAACAACGCATCGGAGTGGACCGAACTACACGACTTCGTGACTCCATTACAAGTTCTCTGTTTCGCGCACAGCAAAGCTGAATTGCCTTGGTGCAGTGAAGAGTCAGTCGCGGCATCGTCAGCACTGTCGTCGCAACTCAAGTGCTTGTTTTCTGTGCCAAAATTACTTATTTCCGTGCTGAAATACATTCAACCAAAACTTGCCAAGGAGACCTGGAAGAAGAATCCTTGCTACAGGCATGTCTACCGGGAAGCGCTCTTCAAGCTTTCTCCGAGTGACATGTCTGATGTGCTCCCGATCGTCATGGCACCAGCGTTGCTACTTGTAGACGACTATATGACACACAATCAAAGACTTGGTCTCTCTTGTGTTCGCTGTATCATTGTCAATGTTCCTCCAAGTGACCTTGATCAGTACGGCCGCCTTGAGGTGCTCTTCGATGCTCTCAAACATTTGCTGTACGTGAAAGAGGCAGACATAATAGTTGAACTCCACACAGGTTTACGAAACCTGATTTTCAGTGACTACTTGGATGCTcttcgcacattccgtgtcaaaGATGACAGGCGGCAAAAAATGGCAGATTACGTGTACTGTGAACTGCTCACGGCAGCTGAGGTGGAGCAGACGTTTGCTCTGCGGAAGGCTTACTCAAGCCAGCTTTCACCATACATTAAATGTCTTGGAATGAACGTTGTGAAGTACATGGATAAGACGTTACGGGTCCTGTTGGAATACATGGAAATGCATGACACAGATGAGCAGATCTGCAGGAGGAATGCCTTATTGTCATTAGCAATGCTTATCAAACAATCGTGGCCAAGAATTCAGTTTCATTTCAGAAGGATTACAGAGAGCATCTTCAAGCTGGCCTATGACCTATGTGAACATGGCAACTCTGCTCTGTGGGACGAGATTGGCAACTGCCTCTATTTGCTGCAACAATCTTGTCCCAAGCAGTACCGAGAATTCCGTGAGGATCTGCTTCTCTTAAAGGAAGATAATGTTCCTGGTATTGCTTCACTGCTTGCACATGTGTCCTAG